In one Brevibacillus composti genomic region, the following are encoded:
- a CDS encoding IclR family transcriptional regulator has translation MSETNRTVIKAMELLQLFLTHPQLTLPEAVRLSGQPKTSVYRMLLSLEEGGFLRRTAEGAFELGLGLLQYGQAVSERLDIRRVALPVMKRLNEEIGEAVNLIVRDGEEAIYVEKVDTKEPVRVYTAIGRRAPLYAGACPRVLLTFIPQAEQEEYLSKVRLEPIASETITDLDTLRAVLEDSKRKGYTVSHSELYNYTSAVGAPIYDHKDRLIAGISIVGPSNRYGEEQIPLLARKTVDAAEEISRQLGWHEPSSRKGGDS, from the coding sequence TTGTCCGAAACAAACCGCACCGTCATCAAAGCGATGGAATTGCTTCAGCTGTTCCTGACACATCCTCAGTTGACACTGCCGGAAGCCGTCCGTCTCTCGGGTCAACCGAAGACCTCCGTCTACCGCATGCTGCTGTCTCTGGAGGAGGGGGGATTCCTCCGGCGAACCGCTGAGGGAGCGTTTGAGCTGGGCCTCGGTTTATTACAATATGGTCAAGCCGTTTCCGAACGGTTGGATATCCGGCGAGTCGCACTGCCGGTGATGAAGCGGCTAAACGAGGAGATCGGCGAAGCCGTCAACCTGATCGTCCGCGACGGGGAGGAAGCCATCTATGTGGAAAAAGTAGATACCAAGGAACCGGTCCGAGTATATACGGCGATCGGGAGGCGGGCGCCGCTGTACGCCGGGGCTTGTCCGCGGGTGCTGCTCACATTTATTCCGCAGGCAGAACAGGAAGAGTACCTGTCGAAAGTACGGCTGGAGCCGATCGCAAGTGAGACGATCACCGACCTGGATACGCTGCGCGCCGTTCTCGAAGACTCGAAGCGGAAGGGCTACACCGTCAGCCACTCCGAGCTGTATAACTACACGTCGGCTGTCGGCGCCCCCATCTACGACCACAAGGACCGGCTCATCGCCGGAATCAGCATCGTCGGACCCTCCAATCGCTATGGGGAAGAACAGATTCCTTTGCTCGCCCGAAAAACCGTCGATGCCGCAGAGGAAATATCGCGACAGCTGGGCTGGCATGAACCAAGCAGCAGGAAAGGGGGAGACTCATGA
- a CDS encoding purine/pyrimidine permease → MRVFFSAVQWTMFILAGSVVAPLAIGQAYGMTPAETADFVQRTLFVLGLVSLFQVTWGHRMPIMEGPAVLWWGVFLLFASLGPAMGIGQAEVLPALGMGLFASGLIFVAAGAFGWMNAIRRWFSPTVIGMYFILLVVQMSGPFLNGILMTGEESGSGIGTLISLATLLVALLFARTSVALLRSYSVLIAILFGWILFAVAGLYKPAEGASGSLLSFPELLAWGWPQWNSGIILTSMIVTLLLFSNLIASLEAVEQVVQPKEKANANRSGLWMGVSQLLSTLFSTVGFVPLSYTAGFILTTRIKERLPFILGSLAVMLMSLFPSVTALFASIPVSVGYAAVFLSFANMLGMGVREVVKGGLDERQMFIVGVALMFGTGTMFLPASFFSLLPPYLTPLVSNGLLMGVLISMLMEKALRSRRSNLSQELES, encoded by the coding sequence ATGCGTGTCTTCTTCTCAGCCGTTCAGTGGACCATGTTCATTCTCGCCGGTTCGGTTGTCGCGCCCTTGGCGATTGGACAGGCGTATGGGATGACGCCCGCTGAGACCGCTGATTTCGTCCAGAGAACCCTGTTTGTGCTTGGATTGGTCTCGCTGTTCCAGGTGACCTGGGGGCATCGGATGCCGATCATGGAGGGGCCGGCAGTCTTGTGGTGGGGGGTATTTCTCCTTTTCGCGTCACTCGGCCCCGCGATGGGGATCGGGCAAGCGGAAGTGCTGCCGGCATTGGGGATGGGTCTTTTCGCGAGCGGTCTGATCTTTGTAGCGGCGGGAGCTTTTGGGTGGATGAATGCGATACGCCGCTGGTTTTCGCCGACCGTGATCGGGATGTATTTCATTTTGCTCGTAGTTCAGATGAGCGGTCCTTTTCTGAACGGGATTCTGATGACGGGAGAGGAGAGCGGCTCGGGCATCGGGACGCTGATCTCGCTGGCGACATTGCTCGTCGCGCTGCTTTTCGCCCGCACATCCGTCGCGCTGCTCCGCAGTTACTCTGTGCTGATTGCGATCCTGTTTGGATGGATTCTCTTCGCCGTGGCAGGTCTCTACAAGCCTGCGGAGGGCGCAAGCGGCAGCCTCCTTTCCTTTCCCGAACTGCTCGCCTGGGGATGGCCCCAGTGGAACAGCGGGATTATCCTGACGTCGATGATCGTCACGCTCCTGCTGTTCAGCAATTTGATTGCCAGTCTGGAAGCGGTCGAACAGGTGGTGCAGCCAAAAGAGAAGGCCAATGCCAACCGCTCCGGACTTTGGATGGGGGTAAGCCAGCTGTTGTCCACCCTCTTTTCCACAGTCGGCTTCGTCCCGCTCTCCTATACGGCCGGATTTATCCTCACCACCCGGATCAAGGAAAGGCTGCCCTTTATCCTGGGGAGTCTGGCGGTGATGCTCATGAGCCTGTTCCCGTCCGTCACCGCTCTGTTTGCTTCGATACCGGTATCGGTCGGATATGCCGCTGTCTTTTTGTCATTTGCCAATATGCTGGGCATGGGAGTGCGGGAAGTTGTAAAAGGCGGCTTGGATGAAAGGCAGATGTTTATCGTCGGAGTGGCGTTGATGTTTGGGACGGGTACGATGTTTCTCCCGGCGTCGTTCTTCTCACTGCTGCCGCCGTATCTGACCCCGCTCGTGAGCAATGGCCTGCTGATGGGGGTGCTGATCAGCATGTTGATGGAAAAAGCATTGCGGTCGAGGCGATCGAACCTGTCACAAGAGCTGGAATCATGA
- a CDS encoding NRAMP family divalent metal transporter — MATSAIGPGFLTQTTFFTEKLAASFGFVILMSIVLDIGAQMNVWRIIAVSERRAQDIANLVVPGMGYLVAVLVVMGGLAFNIGNVAGAGLGLNVLFGTTPETGALVSALIAIGIFLVREAGKMMDRFAQLMGFVMILLTLYVAVTSAPPVGEAVIKSFVPDTIDVLAIVTLVGGTVGGYITFAGGHRLLDAGVKGIGALPEVTRSSVSGIAIASIMRIFLFLAALGVVAQGLKLDPANPPASVFQLSAGEIGYKIFGIVMWAAAITSVIGCAYTSVSFIRTFHHKIEKNYRYVIVGFIALSTLVFLLVGRPVKILVLVGALNGLILPLTLGVILVAAYRKNIVGDYKHPLWMTIFGGVVVVSMAIMGVYTLFKELPKLFT, encoded by the coding sequence ATGGCGACATCGGCAATTGGCCCTGGCTTTCTGACGCAGACTACATTTTTTACGGAGAAATTGGCGGCCAGTTTTGGCTTTGTAATCTTGATGTCGATTGTGCTGGATATTGGAGCGCAGATGAACGTGTGGCGAATCATCGCCGTCTCGGAGAGAAGAGCACAGGATATTGCGAATCTGGTCGTCCCGGGTATGGGGTATCTCGTCGCTGTACTGGTCGTGATGGGGGGACTCGCCTTTAATATCGGGAACGTCGCGGGTGCAGGCCTGGGGCTGAATGTCCTGTTTGGCACCACCCCGGAGACCGGTGCTTTGGTCAGTGCCCTTATCGCCATCGGCATCTTTCTGGTCCGTGAAGCGGGCAAGATGATGGACCGCTTTGCCCAATTGATGGGCTTTGTCATGATCCTGTTAACCTTGTATGTAGCAGTAACCTCTGCACCGCCTGTCGGGGAGGCCGTCATCAAGTCGTTCGTCCCTGATACGATCGATGTGCTGGCCATCGTGACGCTGGTCGGCGGTACAGTCGGAGGATACATTACCTTTGCCGGCGGGCATCGCCTGCTGGATGCCGGTGTCAAAGGGATCGGCGCGCTGCCGGAAGTGACCAGAAGCTCGGTCTCCGGGATCGCGATCGCTTCGATTATGCGGATCTTCCTGTTCCTGGCTGCCCTGGGCGTAGTTGCGCAGGGGTTGAAGCTGGATCCGGCAAATCCCCCGGCATCTGTCTTTCAGCTATCGGCTGGTGAAATCGGTTACAAAATTTTTGGCATCGTCATGTGGGCAGCAGCCATCACTTCGGTGATCGGTTGTGCGTATACCTCGGTTTCCTTTATCCGTACTTTCCACCACAAGATTGAAAAGAATTACAGATATGTGATCGTCGGATTTATTGCGCTATCTACGCTTGTCTTTCTGCTCGTCGGCCGTCCGGTGAAAATCCTCGTGCTGGTGGGAGCGCTGAACGGACTGATTCTGCCCTTGACGCTCGGCGTGATTCTGGTGGCCGCCTACCGGAAAAACATCGTCGGAGATTACAAGCACCCGCTCTGGATGACGATTTTCGGCGGGGTGGTCGTCGTCTCGATGGCGATCATGGGAGTCTATACGCTGTTTAAAGAACTGCCAAAGCTCTTCACTTGA
- a CDS encoding LamB/YcsF family protein has product MYQVDLNCDMGESFGAYRIGNDEAILPYITSVNIACGFHAGDPATMKKTVRRALDHEVAIGAHPGLPDLQGFGRRNMAISPQEAYEYVVYQIGALHAFVRAEGGVMQHVKPHGALYNMAAVDGKLAEGIAEAVYRVNPELILVGLAGSQLIEMGKKAGLRVKSEVFADRTYQQDGTLTSRSQPDALITDEEVAASQVIRMVKEGKVMTRQAKDIDIAAETICIHGDGPHALAFARRIRASLEAAGIVVQPMGG; this is encoded by the coding sequence TTGTATCAAGTGGACTTGAACTGTGACATGGGGGAGAGCTTCGGTGCCTACCGCATCGGAAATGATGAAGCCATCCTGCCGTATATCACCTCTGTCAACATCGCTTGCGGCTTTCATGCGGGCGATCCGGCTACCATGAAAAAAACAGTAAGACGAGCCTTGGACCATGAAGTAGCCATCGGCGCCCATCCCGGCCTGCCGGATTTGCAAGGCTTTGGCCGGCGCAATATGGCCATCTCGCCACAAGAAGCCTATGAATACGTGGTCTACCAGATCGGTGCGCTGCACGCCTTCGTCCGAGCCGAAGGAGGCGTCATGCAGCATGTGAAGCCGCATGGGGCCCTGTACAATATGGCTGCAGTGGATGGAAAGCTGGCGGAGGGCATTGCAGAAGCGGTCTATCGCGTAAATCCGGAGCTCATTTTGGTAGGGTTGGCAGGCAGCCAATTGATCGAAATGGGGAAAAAGGCTGGCTTGCGGGTAAAGAGCGAGGTGTTCGCAGACCGGACATATCAGCAAGACGGAACACTCACCTCCCGCTCGCAGCCGGATGCGCTGATCACGGACGAGGAGGTGGCCGCGAGCCAGGTCATCCGCATGGTCAAAGAAGGAAAGGTGATGACCCGGCAAGCGAAGGATATCGACATTGCGGCCGAGACGATTTGCATTCACGGCGATGGTCCCCACGCACTGGCTTTTGCACGGCGCATTCGCGCGTCGCTGGAGGCAGCTGGCATCGTCGTTCAGCCTATGGGGGGGTAA
- the pxpB gene encoding 5-oxoprolinase subunit PxpB, whose translation MMDVCMEPLGEQAIIIRFGTVISQETHEQVRRFAAWMDQHPIPGMIEYVPAYTTVTIFYDPFEIAETDGYRSSPYELVKQLVSDALAQSADILPAAGKTVEIPVLYGGELGPDLAEVAAYHQISEEEVIRIHAEGRYQVFMIGFAPGFPYIGGMSEKIATPRKKSPRLRIPKGSVGIAGKQTGIYPLETPGGWQIIGRTPVSLFRPDRNPPSLLQAGDFVRFVPISKEAYDAYKEEES comes from the coding sequence ATGATGGACGTGTGCATGGAACCGCTGGGCGAACAGGCGATCATCATCCGATTTGGCACGGTCATCAGCCAGGAGACGCATGAGCAGGTACGCAGATTCGCCGCCTGGATGGATCAGCATCCCATCCCGGGTATGATCGAATACGTCCCCGCCTACACCACGGTTACGATCTTTTACGATCCATTCGAGATCGCAGAAACGGACGGCTACCGGTCGTCGCCCTATGAGCTGGTCAAGCAGCTTGTGAGCGATGCGCTGGCGCAGTCTGCCGACATACTGCCCGCCGCTGGAAAAACGGTGGAAATCCCGGTCTTGTACGGCGGCGAGCTGGGCCCCGATCTGGCGGAAGTAGCCGCTTACCACCAGATCAGCGAGGAGGAGGTCATCCGCATCCACGCAGAGGGGCGCTATCAAGTCTTTATGATCGGCTTCGCCCCCGGCTTCCCCTATATCGGCGGCATGTCCGAGAAGATCGCCACTCCGCGAAAGAAAAGTCCGCGTCTGCGCATTCCCAAAGGCTCTGTCGGGATCGCCGGCAAGCAGACGGGGATCTATCCGCTGGAGACACCAGGCGGATGGCAAATTATCGGGCGGACGCCCGTCAGCCTGTTTCGCCCCGACCGCAATCCTCCCAGTTTGCTGCAAGCGGGAGATTTCGTGCGATTCGTGCCGATCTCCAAAGAAGCCTACGACGCATATAAGGAGGAAGAGTCGTGA
- a CDS encoding 5-oxoprolinase subunit C family protein, giving the protein MKLRVIRPGLLSSIQDGGRTGYQKHGVIVSGVMDPFAHRIANLLVGNEGHEATVEMSLRGDTWEVLEDSLLAICGADMRPLVEDRPLPLWKPVWVRKGACIQFGGSREGARAYLAIAGGFRVTPVMESRSTYLRAGIGGYQGRALQKGDELAADNPPAQAQRLFASLQKQAGGEPFFAPEWSIASELFPRYDARPTIRVLRGNQFDWFTEESRANFFAKPFRVSSQSDRMGYRLEGNTLERTHPNQELISEAVTFGTVQVPAEGNPIVLLADRQTTGGYPKIAQIISVDLPIIAQTKPGDLIHFREVTHAEAERLLFEREQLIWQAKLGIQLKYM; this is encoded by the coding sequence GTGAAGCTCAGAGTGATTCGTCCCGGTTTGCTCTCCAGCATCCAGGATGGGGGCAGGACCGGTTATCAGAAGCATGGTGTCATCGTCAGCGGCGTGATGGACCCGTTTGCCCATCGGATCGCCAATCTGCTGGTGGGAAATGAGGGGCATGAGGCCACTGTCGAAATGAGCCTGCGGGGCGATACTTGGGAGGTGCTGGAGGATTCGCTTTTGGCCATTTGCGGCGCCGATATGAGACCGCTCGTCGAGGATCGGCCGCTCCCCTTGTGGAAGCCGGTCTGGGTTCGCAAAGGCGCCTGTATCCAGTTTGGAGGCAGCAGGGAGGGAGCCCGTGCGTACCTCGCGATCGCGGGCGGGTTTCGCGTAACGCCTGTGATGGAGAGCCGTTCCACATACCTCCGGGCAGGAATCGGGGGGTACCAGGGACGTGCCCTGCAAAAGGGGGACGAGCTCGCGGCGGACAACCCTCCGGCACAAGCGCAGCGATTATTTGCTTCCCTGCAAAAACAGGCAGGGGGAGAGCCGTTCTTTGCACCCGAGTGGAGCATCGCCTCGGAGCTATTTCCCCGCTATGACGCCAGGCCGACGATTCGCGTGCTGAGAGGCAACCAGTTTGACTGGTTTACAGAGGAAAGCAGAGCAAACTTTTTTGCCAAACCATTCCGCGTCAGCTCCCAGTCCGACCGGATGGGCTACCGGTTGGAAGGGAATACGCTGGAGCGGACCCATCCCAACCAGGAGCTGATCTCCGAGGCTGTCACCTTCGGCACCGTACAGGTGCCGGCGGAAGGAAATCCCATCGTCCTGCTCGCAGACCGGCAGACGACAGGAGGCTATCCCAAGATCGCGCAAATCATCAGCGTCGATTTGCCTATCATCGCCCAGACCAAGCCCGGGGACCTGATTCATTTCCGGGAGGTCACTCACGCGGAGGCGGAAAGACTTCTTTTCGAAAGAGAGCAGCTGATCTGGCAAGCCAAACTGGGCATTCAACTCAAATACATGTAG